TGAATGAGTGAATACAGTCATAGTAAGTCATTCGGAGCAATGATGACATCATGTTTTGGCCTTTCCCCTCCCGTCACCTACCACCTATTTCCACCCGCATACTGTATACATCGATGGCACTGCACGACCACTATCTGAACATAAGGTCAAATGAGCTTTTCACTTCCTGTGCAATAAAGGTTCACTCAGTTACAATGTTGTTATGATATAGAGAAGCTGCCAACGCGTTCGGAAGGCAGGAGGAAGCATTTGTTAAGTTGAATGATAGTCACCTGATACAAGGTCAGTCATCGTCAGGAGTACAGAAGtgactaactccagtcctcaagggccaccaacaggtcaggttttaaggatatccctgcttcagcgcaggtggctcagtcattgactgcacTGTCTGTGCTAAAGCgggaatatccttaaaacgtggcctcttggtggcccttgaggactggagttcgccgCTCCTGACCCAGTCCCCCATTTTGACGGCGTTCTCTTGTGTTGGGCGCAGGCACGATACGTCCAGGCAAAGCTCAGCGTTCACGACCGGTCACTCAAAGTGGCAACCGTCATTGAGAGCCTGGAAATGGAGATGGAACTACTGTGTCTGACAGGAGTTGAAGACCAACTGCAGGCTGATGTTCGACCCACCCTGGAGACATTACGGAATGCCGGAATGAAGGTATCAAGGACGTATATCCAAGGGGACTCCATGATATGTATCATCTTGTCATTATGAATCATTATTTGACCTTCCCATCACATTTTTCTCATTGTTTCTTCGGATTATTAACCTAACATTCGAAAATACTACATACAGATCTTTATCACAGTAACTCTGGCACCTGATGTGGATAAAGAGAAAGCATTAGAAATAATTTGAACAGAAGCGGGGGAAATATATGTATTacatgtaaaaacaaacaaaacatttcTCTCTTCATGAGGTCATCGCAGTATTATGgaagtatttattttttcaggTCTGGATGTTGACTGGAGACAAGCTGGAAACCGCTACATGTACGGCAAAGAACGCACATCTGGTGACCAGAAATCAGGACATTCATATTTTCAGACCTGTGAGTATCTACCTGGGTTCCCGGAGGACATATAGCTTTTGTAACTCTTTGGTTGAGAAAGCGGCCAGCCACACATTActtgacattcaaagcactacatggCCAGAGTCCCAGCTATCTGACGGGGCTTTTAGTTCCCTACCCCCCCAATCGCTCATTTTGATCTGCAGGTGAGGGACTCCTTCAGTTCCGGGAATCTCCGTGACTTCTTTGGCGCCCgagctgctcccactctctggaacacTCTGCCTCGTTCAGCTCGAGAGGCTCCCTCTCTGGGACTCTATAATAACAGGCTCAATACCTATCTATTTACCAAGGCATTTAAAGAGGATCTAGTGgtttaaatgtattatattttttttttttagatatttgcAATTTATTATATGAAATAGCGACGTACGTTGAGTTGAAGCCGGTTTACCGCTTGCGAACTTTGACAGAACCGTGGCTTTTTCTCACGACTAGATAAAGTTCCAATTTCACATGGCTCCCGACCTCGTGTGAAAGTTTCACGCATCTCTATACACGAGACACACATTGAGGCTCTTTTAGTCTTCAAACACATTTCTCATCAATGCATTTCAGGCACATCTGGCGAAAAAAAGGGTTAACATTATCTGTACAAAGTGTGCCTTGTTTGCAGCTCTGAAAATTTGAATATCGGCCTTTCTAGCTAGTTGTACGTAGGTTTGGGGAAAGGGTTACGTATACACGCCTATCCATTGTCTCCCGTTCTCTTCACCAGATTATAGCACCATAATCATATACTTCTCGTTCCCAGGTAGCTAACAGGGGGGAAGCCCACCTGGAATTGAACGCATTTCGGAGGAAGCACGACTGCGCTCTGGTTATCTCAGGAGACTCGTTAGAGGTATTTAACGAGTGTTATGAAGTGGGCTCGGCGGGAATCCCAAGCACAGAGTTGAGCCGCAAATCTGATGTTTTGGTTTCGAGTAGTAATATAAAATACGACATAAATATAATAATCGAAAACAAAGCATAtttttactattttattttttaattatctgAACTGGGGAGTTCCTGCGTTCCCCACTGTTCCCGAGATGCAAGCAATTTGCCCACAGAGCAATAATCCTTATTCCGTAGACGCAAAATGACCAtgcgattgtaagctctgcggggcagggactgcttttcctattgttttatgtccgaagcgcttattcccattctgCGTTATAATATTATTTCACGTGTATTGTGTAGCGCTATATACCTGGATGGTGCTAAAGTATATaaataatgttatatatatatatatgcatacatacggTCAGGCACACTCCGGCGATCAGCAGAGCGTTGTAACGCCCTTGTGAGATGACGTTCTGACTTTCCGTTGGTGACGCCGGGCTTCTTCCATCTTTACCAGTCGGTCTTGTGAACAATACGTAGACGTTGCTCCATTAGTTGCCGCAACATGCCAGGATAACCGTGTCTCCCATTGTCACCGTGGCACAGGTATGCCTGAAATATTACGAGTATGAGTTCATGGAGTTGGCCTGCCAGTGTCCTACGGTGGTGTGCTGCCGCTGCGCCCCTACCCAGAAGGCTCAGATCGTGCGTCTGCTGCAGGAGCGGACGGGGAAACTCACCTGTGCTGTAGGTACGAACGAGATCCACAAACGTAGTAATCTCTCGGTAACCCATCAAAGTGCCTGATTGTGCCCCATTTCCATGTACCCATTTCCAGTTTGGTGGCATTATTTAAAGGTGCATTCCCACTCAGTTGACCATTACACATTGTCTAATTAACTTCCCTTAACACCTCTAACCATGCTAATAGCAAAGGTTTGGCTGCCTTCATTTTGGGGAAATTACAAGTTGAATTTTCTgagcaaatgaaaataccccttgtgagcacgttcacgtctcagacacgtctgcagcgctgcctttccccattatctcttagcatacagtgcttcctctgcagccagggattctgggtaatggcatgcaaatgagcacacagtgtcaccattcgcttcaaatccattttaacacggacccCTAGAAGCTTCTGCCTGCCGTGATATACAGCGTTTCAGCACAGcccgggttaaagaagtgcagagtcagtaaccctactcacaaacAGCctttttcgaccttttgggtctcatcagtgtgaggttggtgaTACTGACTTTGCCatatgaagctgggataggtttcacccacacattaaataagttatggtgggaatTTGCTGGTTCTGAGTTGAGTAGAAAGAGCCGTGGGAATCCAGGTTTGATAGAGTTTCTATATTTTTACTCGCAGACATAATAGACACAGCCCATTTCTCAGTACACTGACCAATTATTAATAATAGCGTTTGAACATAAATCCCCTCACTTACTCTATTTCAAGCTTGGTATCATTATGTTGTGAGAAGTTTCTGTAACatactaaaataaataataacatactttttttttaatgttctttccccccccccaagaaagtaaaaaaaagtttaattcccccccctccccccatataaAGAAACGGTATTGTAATATATTAACTACATTTGTTTTAAATCATAAATGAggggatataaaaaaaaaatggctccTGATATTGAAGACCGCGctggttttggggggggggggggggctttcccGTAAAATGTTAAGATTTAATATAATAGGACCGGGTAGGGCGGATGTGCTTGGAGCAGGCGCAGCAAGCGATTGGATTTAGGGTTAGGTATTTAATCAGATAAAGACCTCGAGGTGTGTGCAGTTTCCGGTGTAGGAGGATATCTCCGAAATACTGCGTCTGTGTAAAGAGGAACCACGAGGTTGTTATCAGCCTGTTATTAAAAGCTGCGTCTTCTTGCACAAGAAAGAGAAGGCTCTGGTTATTTCTTTGTGGTTGAGATAGATACACATCATGTTTTGTTTCTGTTTACCTGATAGTTTTGTGGGTGGgtgatatatgtatgtgtatgtatgtgtatgtatgtatgtatgtatgtatgtatgtatgtctatataatatatataatcacttgtgagcagattcacatgtcttggacaggtctgcaacctgcctttcaaccattatcacctagcatacagtgctcccactgctgcaagggattctgggaaatgacatgcaaatgagcacacaatgggtGTGtcatgcagtggaagcactgtatgctaggtgataatggttgaaaggcagggttgcagacctgtctaagacatgtgaatgtgctcacaagtgatattctttattggctatatgctaacggtggaggttttttgttgcctttttcacccaccataacttaaagtgtgtgtgtgtgtgtgtgtgtgtgtgtgtgtttgtgtgtccagGAACTGAATGTAAAGGTTCCCGTACTCTTCACACGTGGGTATTGAATGTTGGGCGGTATTGCGCACCCACAACTGTTCCGATGGTGTCTTGATTTGCAGGTGATGGCGGGAATGACGTCAGCATGATCCAAGAAGCCGATTGCGGAGTAGGAGTGGAGGGGAAGGTGAGGACGTTGTACATTTCTTCCAGTTCTCGATGCTGGAGGCGCCTGCAGCGGACTGACGGGGTTAACATTTGAGCGCAGAATCTCTTAAcctaggggttctcaactccagtcctcaagaccccccccaacaaggatatccctgcttcagcacaggtggtgcagtcgtggactgagccacctgtgctgaagcagggatatccttaaaatccaacctgttggtggcccttaaggactggtgAGAGACAAAAAATGAAACATTCTCAGCGAAGATTTGCGCGATATTGCGAATCGAATCGGGACACGGTCACACACATCTATTGATGACCCGGCATGATTGCGGGCTCTGACGCTGCCTGGTTTGTTCCCCTTTTAGGAAGGGAAGCAGGCGTCCCTGGCAGCGGACTTCTCGGTGACCCAGTTTAAACACCTGGGCAGGTTACTAATGGTGCACGGGAGGAACAGCTACAAGAGATCAGCCGCCCTCAGTCAGTTTGTCATCCATAGGAGTCTGTGTATTAGCACAATGCAGGTATGTAACACATCCTGATCTCTACCTTGCCTATAATAGTGATATTGCCAAAAAAAAGAGATCCTTTACACCTTTGAGGTAAGATCAGGGAGAAGCTCCAGCCGATGTTGGTTTCGCGTTCAATCTAACGTTCCTTCAGGGCTGGCAGATGCGCTTAGTTTGAATGCGAAACGAACATCGGCGGGGTCTTCCCCCGGATCCCCGGTCTTACCTCCAAGCTGTAAAGTATCTGCTTTTTGGATGTTGTCCATGGCACACGGAGGTTGGTGTATATGCCTATCTGTGCATTTTTATAGTCTGTATGCTGCTACAGTTTCTACTTATGGGTGAATAAATTGATTTTGTGGGTATAACTGGTGCCACCcatcctctttttttccctgGGCACTTTGATATGGATTTATCTGATGACTGATGCACAGAAGAGAGGGATTTCCCTGTTAAATGTTGTGGATATTATTTTTTGTGCCATTATTGATGCACCCAAATAATATATTCTGGTTCTTCGAGCCAGCTTGCAATTTAGCGGGGCTCAGTGCCGGGTGGGGGGGcaggcgggagggagagcgcggggcctcttaaCTGCTCCGGCATCTCCAACCGGCTCCTCATCTCCGTGACGTCTCGGCGTCCCGTTGCAATGGGAACGGGACGCCGCTGCATCACGTTGCCGGAGAGGAGAAGCCGGAAGGTAAGGGGCACTTACAGAGACCCCCCCTGGCAATCAGTGTAACTGCTTAAGTGGATAAGAAGCTAAAAGTGCCGAACGCTGCGCCGATGTGCTAACCGGACCGCCGACATTCGTTTTTGCTAGAAAGTAGTAATAcataaaattataataaaatgaATATGGATTTTGACACATTGCATCATGCCGTACCACCCGCATTGATACAATGGAAATGAAAGCAGGATGATGTCGTTTTTATTTTTAGTCTATATCTGGTATTGGTTAATATAATTGATGTTATGTACACTAGCCATACTGTCAGGACAATAATACGCTCTGTTAAGTTGCATTATGAAATATCTGTGCGACGTCAAATACATTTTTCGTTGACGCGTAGCAGCCTCATTGTGCACCCACGCTATTAACAGACATTAAAGTTTACGCCAGGTTCAATTTGATGGCCGATTTTGACACAGATGCcattttttttagtacataccatttacatcGGATGTGAaaatccacccccctccccccccccccccgtggtacTTAGCAGTGGCGGCCGCCCAGTGGCGTTTAGCTGTGGTGACCGCCTCCTTGCTTCCACCCTCCTTCTGCTTCTgattcgcagcgtcaaatgacagcGGGGACGTCACCAATGTAACGTCGCGTGATGTCGCATGGCGTCACGGTGCCATGAtaacgcaacgtcatttgacgctgcaattcgaaaggaggaggagggtgacggCAAGGAGACAGCCGCCCCATGTAAGTGCCACGGGGCGGCCGCCACATttaagtgccttcccattaggcccgatttGACCCGAAAGAGTGGCAgatgtatatgggggcggacatttgtGCCGCTCCCAAATTTTGCTGCCTTAAGCTCggtctgaaccccattaattaatGGTATGGGTTTTGAGGGGGCTACCTGTGGTCACTTGGAAATCACTTACATGGTACCTGCGTGACCTTGCGGTCGGATGTTTTAGTTGATCCAGCACAGCCGTTTGGTTTTACTGTTGGCATACTTGTAATTCGTTGGTCGGTAAATAATGTCTGCGGCTTATTTGCTCCAATTTTCCGAGTCCAGGTGTTTttgtcctggtgggcgcggtgaGGCCTACAGCCCTGTGCGGCTTGCCAGGTCACGCCTACATACCTCTTTTATTCTGATCCgatatccccccacccccctccaccaccacatcGTGTCATGCGGTGATAAAACCAGATTATCAGAGCCTCGCACGTTCGTTCTTCTCTTGTTGCTTTTTAGAAGTCCCTTTATAAGATTTAACATACATCAGAAAAATGGGGGATAAATTGTACCATTACCTCCAGTATAACCCATTAGTGGAACACAAATACTGGAACTTAAAGGTTCAGTCCAAGCTaggtgctttttaaaaaaaattcatagAATGGTAGAAGGGGGTCTCTGAaccgaaccccattaatttcagctccggagatccctgcttcaatgTCCCTAtcacgccggccaataggaagccgaaaaAGGGTGACGtcttggcttcctattgggccggGGGAGCTGTAAATCCACCATTATGAGAACCCcagccagagcagctaccggcaccccctgtggttaagtatctcaggaagcagggggtccccagagctgaaattagtggggttcCACTCCGGACAGCCCCTGGTTCAaccctattttaaaaaaaaatagcttttAAGCTCCAAAGTTCCAAACCTGGTTTCCTTACATCAGGATATTTTGGGGTCTCACAATCTGTCACccagtgtattttttttaaaggtaagccaaaaatgttaacaattataattaaaaaaaaaaaatggaacctaCGTTTTGCGAGGCAGTCCTCACACTCCACAAATAGCCGGGTTTCTAAACAGAAGGAAACGGTACAATTGAGGTGGTGACAGAGAACGTCATGTAATGACTAATAAAATTAATAGAAGGAAATTCTTTCATCTCAAAACAATGTTCTGCAGAATAAACAGCCCGAGATATGGACGTGAGGGCGTACCGAGCAGGGCTGACATTAAATGCATTAGCACCGTTCAGCCGATGAGCAAGGAAACCTGCCTTTTATgccgcgcgcgtgtgtgtgacggagGGAGGCACCGAGGTGGCCAAGAAGTGCGCAAGCCCCAACCTGCTGCCTCCTCGCCATCAGCCAGGTCCCCTTATAATGATAGATTTTGGACCTCTCTGTTCCCCGCGTTAGATATTAGGTATTATAATAATAACATTATTTCATgtggcacttttctcccaatgggactcagcgcgtcacaattacagcacagcgcgcgggacgcagcacgtaggaatgttacagacacagaccctgccccgcagagcttacactctacgtttttggtgcctgaggcacagggagataaaggcacTTGCCcacgttatggtgggtgaacTTAACTTATACGGTATaaagtatggtaaacctacccagccttgaaaattgcagagCCAGTACATCCAGCCTCTGATGAGACCCAAACggttgaaatagctgtctgtgagtggtttcactggctctgcatcccatgctgtgcttaaaagctgtgtgaacggcaagcattagcttataagggctCCCTGTTAAAAtgaatttcaggcaaaaggtgacacactgtgctcatttgcatgtcacttcccggaatcccttgctgcagtgggagcactgtatgctaggtgataatggtgaaaggcagggctgcagacctgtctaagacacgtgaatgtgctcacaagtgatatttttatttgatatatatattatatatatatccttctgCCATTTGTAACTAGCCAACTTCCTGTATTTTAGGTGATCTCGCACCGCTTGACCCTGGATTTCCTCTCTTTATCATGGTTCCATGTTTACAGGCTAGCTCTGTTATTGGCTGCAACTCTAAAACATCTCCCAGCATCCTTGATTGGCTAATCATAGGTGGTGAGCTGGCTGAGGGTGGGGTTTGGACACACGTCCCATCTGATTGGCCCAAAGTTCTGGATCCACAGCTCCCTGTTTGGCCCATCCAAAAtaccacatacatatacacacacacacacacacacatacatacatacatacatacatacatacatacatacatacatacatacattacagtctcagcggtagcggcgcgaaaagattctTTTCACCGGCTTTCCCCCGatcggccggctccacgctca
This Ascaphus truei isolate aAscTru1 unplaced genomic scaffold, aAscTru1.hap1 HAP1_SCAFFOLD_2664, whole genome shotgun sequence DNA region includes the following protein-coding sequences:
- the LOC142481434 gene encoding putative phospholipid-transporting ATPase IIA; this encodes MEMELLCLTGVEDQLQADVRPTLETLRNAGMKVWMLTGDKLETATCTAKNAHLVTRNQDIHIFRPVANRGEAHLELNAFRRKHDCALVISGDSLEVCLKYYEYEFMELACQCPTVVCCRCAPTQKAQIVRLLQERTGKLTCAVGDGGNDVSMIQEADCGVGVEGKEGKQASLAADFSVTQFKHLGRLLMVHGRNSYKRSAALSQFVIHRSLCISTMQAVFSSVFYFASVPLYQGFLIIGYSTLYTMFPVFSLVLDKDVKSEVAMLYPELYKDLLKGRPLSYKTFLIWVLISIYQGSIIMYGALLLFESEFVHIVAISFTALILTELLMVALTIQTWHWLMIVAELLSLSCYIASLVFLHEFIDVYFIATLSFLWKVTVITLVSCLPLYVLKYLRRKFSPPSYSKLTT